The genomic DNA gattatttattatttgtgcAAAGAGGCTCCCACTCTtgcctcttttattttcctatctCTCTTCCACCCCACAAAACCATTTCTATTTCCTCCAGGCTAATAGAGTAATAAAATTAGGCATGTACATCTAACTAAGAGGATGTTCAACAACAAAATGAAgcttaaaaaattataataatattattaaaaaccaaaacaacaattttaaaacttgttcaATTTCTGCAGACTTCTGGCAGAGTTTGGTCATTTAGCCCAGAGGTCTTTGTCTTCAGGGCCTGCAGGCTAAATTGTCTCAACTGGCAAGAAGCATGCAGTACAACGTAAAATTctgactaaaagaaaaaagtagtaagGGCTGTGGGAGAAGAGGCTATAACATGGAAATCCCATACTTCCCTAGCAGCACTTATGCTACACGATACGCTTTCAAGAGAGTGAACTCCTTTCTGTTGGTGCGAGCCGCCCAGATGAAAAGAGCGGCTGCCATAAACTGCAAAGGTGCCGAGACACAGGCGAGGCAGAAGGACCAGCCGAATTCACCCCTCACATCATCAGGCAGGGGCAGCTTCTTATGGAGCAGCTCAATCCCAGCAACATAGCAGCCAACCAGGCCCAGCGTACAAAGCCCTAGgggaggaagcagaaaaagcacaatGAGCTCATCTCTGAAGTGCTCTGGTTCTCACTGTGAGCTTCTGGAGGGTGGGGGCCAGAGTAAGTGGTAGATGGCAGGAGACCTACCTGCTAGGAAATGGAGGACTCCGGTAGCAATGGCTGGGTAAAGGCTGCGACACGCACAAGCACAGAGCCCAATCAGAGCCCCAAAGCACATGAGACCAAGGCTGACAAAGGGCAGCAGGAACTGCAATCGCCAGAGATCTGCAcatgaaacaaacacacaagTTTGTTGAAGATGTGTTAGAAACTGATCTTCTCCCACCATCTTACATTCCCTTCTACCCACGCTGCTTCTGCTTCATCAGATGTTCTACATGCATAGCTAAAAAGGACCAAAGGCTCTACTGAAGTAGGAAGAACTTCATTTCTTAACTCCCAAATTCCTGCACTGCATTCACAGGCAAAACCTTTGCTAACACATctaagttttccttttaaactttgACCTACTGCCTGCACTACTGTAAAAACACAATAAATGCAGTGCAAGACACAGATGCTTTCGTCACTAGTGACTGTATTTGAGAAACATCTGGGTTTTCTAATCCTACTTGTTTACCTCCCAGAAGTGAAAGACACTTACAAGTCCGATTCAAATCCGTGCCACTATTGTGATTTCCAGGCTCTATGTACTTTTCCATAAACTGATCAGAGAGGGAAAAACTGATGCAGTTTGTAGTCAAATCAGTTtctgaggcaaaaaaagaaaaaattaccaTTAGTTGTCTCCCTCCCATCCCTCCACCCTTCAATTCCTCCTTTCCCAACCATttaagctgagaagcttctcagagttccattttagagaaaaaaattacctctcAAAACAGATTTGTAGGATGCCTTGTCATAATGTAGTTAGCATAGCGTATGAGGGATAGCATCCAAACATCAATGATCTTCAAGCTTACCTGGGTTATCCACAGAGAACTGTGCTGTGCTTGACAGATTGGGAAAGAAATGTGGCACATGATGCTCAACTATGTTGTTACATATCCCTGTACTCGGAGTTGCTTAACTAAGCTGTGCTTATCTCCATGTGCAGCATGTCGTATCATACTAAACACTTCATTCAAAAATGGGATAGAAAGgactttttaaagaacagaaaatatttgcttctttACACTAAATTCCTCTCCTTTTACACCTCAGTTAGATTTTTGCTTAGAGAATACTGTTGAGCAGAGCTGGCTTACGTGTCTTCCAAGGTATTTTcattagagggaaaaaaaaaaaaaaaaagtatttaatgtaatgtcttttctccagaaaaagcatttgaaagtatatttttaagCAGGTTCAAAATGAAGGGCTTCACACACGCAATATGTGTCCAAAATCTACTTTGAAGCAACTACAATAATTGCACACCACACTTTTTTAGGCGCAAACCACTGTGAACaagaacacaaatatttcattctatATCCAACACTACAGTACGAGGCCAAAATGTGCTGACAGTGGGACATTTGTGACATGTGAGCAACATGAATGACTAGCCAAAAGGAGCAAGTGCCCCCGTGATAAATATCTTTATTCCATTGCTGGATCCCAGGACCTCTCCTAAAAAGACAGTGACTGGCAGAGCAACTATAATGGTATCCCCAGCTGGACAGcagatacaaaagcaaaatgaagaaataccAGACTAAATTTAGATGAAGTATCATGTGTCAAATCCAGAGCCTGTAGCACTGTCAGCCACAGACCATTTTGCCTTTCACTTCTTTAAAATTTTAGACTGCctttattaaaaatcaaaaccaaacaaaaccccataaGCTAGAAATAGGccttctggaggaaaaaagtggCATGAATACGTTGTGAGGAAGTTAGCACATACCACCCCAGGCAAGCTAGGGAAGTTATTAATTGCTCTGGAGATACCTGGTGGGCTGTACCAGTGAGAGTTTTTGGGTACAGTGATACACCTCCGCCACAATCCAACCGTGCCGTTGCACCGGAAGAGCGCATCTGTGTAGGTCTTCTCATCTGCCTCTTCGCTGACAAATTCCTCCCAGATGCTCCTACCAGCTTCACTAATATtctcagctggggacagggtgtGGTATTCGTACCAAAAGTCAGTGCCAATGGAAGCTGCCATATAGATGGTGGAGATGAGGCTTAGAACACAGGCGATTACTAGCGCTGTAGCAAAACGGTTATCCATCATTGCGCCCTTGCTGCTGTAAGGAAAGAGAAAGCCAAGTGAGTAAATCCTCTGACAGTAAACGCAAAGTTATTCTAGCAGTGTCAAACCATGACATCACTCCTCCTACACAATGTTCCCTCAGGATACATGCGCGTCTTCCTTTTCCGACATCCTGGAATCAAAAGAACACTGAACAAGTCTACAGTACTAGTCAGCATCCACTGGATCTTCAAGTTCAAGGCACAGATATCACCCTTCTCCCAGCCACACTGCGCTATCTCTGAGACTCAGAGACTCTGTCCCCAAAGCAGATGGCACAGCTCACTGCCATTTGTGATCTTGATTGTAGGGAACTGCACAGAATCCATCCACAGGGCCCAGGCAGAAGACTTATCTTTCCTTATGAGATTACCAAGGGTAGAAGTTATTTTTAGCCTGCCACCCCATATGGCTTTCACAGCTTGTGTTTACAGCAAAGACAAGAACCACAAGCACGCCAAAAAAACTCTTCCAGACTGTTCACAAAGGGCAGCCATGCCAAGGTGCTGGAATGCCTTTAGGGAAGCAGAGAAATGTGTCTAGGCACTGGAGACAGAACACGAAGGAAGCACTGAAAGACAAATTTGGAAATTATGGTAAATGCTGCAATAATGCTACAATACATACAGTGGCATTTCTGAAGAACTAAAACAATGCAACGGGGGTGCCCTGTTCCATGGGAACAAGATGACAAGAGCTTCCAAAACTGAAAGGCCTTCACATGCTGGCATGAGGACCTTGCTCTGGTTTCTTGTATTAGGGGGTCACATATGCCATCCTTTGCAGGGTCATACTCACAAATGGCATAAATTCAGGGTCAAAGGAGGCATGGGAAAATACAGGTGCCACACATGTTTATGCTTATGAAAATACCATGACTTTAATGAGGAATTGATTGCTAATACATGGAATGTTTTGCAGATAGCGCAATACGTCAGAGGACTCTCAGATGTCTGTTGTGCTCATGCGTTTTCTGTGCCTGATTAAATTTATGGATTATGATGAATCAGACTTGATGcacttgccaaaaaaaaaaaaaatcaactgaagTTAACTCAGCAGCTAGAGCCAGTCTGGCGACACCAGCTACTATCTAATCAGCTCTTGTCTATTGCTTGTTCTACCTCCCTTCTCCCACATACTTGGATCAAAATATTATGGTTTAGTTTCTCTGCAGCTGAATGAACCACAAGTGCAAACAACAAATGCCTTAAACCACAAcattaacaaggaaaaatatg from Caloenas nicobarica isolate bCalNic1 chromosome 1, bCalNic1.hap1, whole genome shotgun sequence includes the following:
- the CLDND1 gene encoding claudin domain-containing protein 1 — translated: MMDNRFATALVIACVLSLISTIYMAASIGTDFWYEYHTLSPAENISEAGRSIWEEFVSEEADEKTYTDALFRCNGTVGLWRRCITVPKNSHWYSPPETDLTTNCISFSLSDQFMEKYIEPGNHNSGTDLNRTYLWRLQFLLPFVSLGLMCFGALIGLCACACRSLYPAIATGVLHFLAGLCTLGLVGCYVAGIELLHKKLPLPDDVRGEFGWSFCLACVSAPLQFMAAALFIWAARTNRKEFTLLKAYRVA